The following proteins come from a genomic window of Scomber japonicus isolate fScoJap1 chromosome 4, fScoJap1.pri, whole genome shotgun sequence:
- the cd40 gene encoding tumor necrosis factor receptor superfamily member 5 produces the protein MLRFSAQFIKMHLLPLVMILPVFMVVNAATPPCDPDTQYELYGQCCLMCGPGTYMTSQSTCDEPQCVSCGKNEYQDSYTTEPKCKLQQYCDPNRNFKPVDFDEKSKTERYSCQCAEGFHCTGEICLVCVEHKTCKPGERIQYKGNQTHDRVCQKCPEGTFIESSEGDCKKWKECERGYHIVTNGTISSDNVCAANSRLHLPVIGVSIALVALAALASLAVWLFRGKRAAKEKVKLCDEACAEVERLPHKEDPLITFPTPDPISDDVPHTTIPLPTEDIGSVPEENELQPSQTENGYTDNGNVVRQENGKSYIFPRQESRTLSHESLSFFSDM, from the exons ATGCTGCGTTTCTCAGCACAATTCATCAAGATGCATTTACTGCCATTGGTGATGATCCTGCCTGTTTTTATG GTGGTGAATGCAGCTACACCCCCTTGTGACCCAGACACCCAATATGAGCTCTATGGCCAGTGCTGCTTGATGTGTGGTCCAg GGACCTACATGACGTCTCAAAGCACTTGTGATGAGCCACAGTGTGTAAGCTGTGGGAAGAATGAATATCAGGACTCGTACACAACTGAACCCAAGTGTAAACTTCAGCAGTACTGCGACCCAA ATCGAAACTTTAAGCCTGTTGATTTTGATGAGAAAAGCAAGACTGAAAGATACAGCTGCCAGTGTGCTGAGGGGTTCCACTGCACTGGGGAGATCTGTTTAGTCTGTGTTGAGCACAAAACATGCAAACCAGGAGAGCGGATTCAATACAAAG GTAATCAGACACATGACAGAGTGTGTCAGAAATGTCCTGAAGGCACATTTATTGAATCATCGGAAGGTGACTGTAAGAAATGGAAAGA ATGTGAGCGTGGATACCATATTGTAACGAACGGAACAATCTCATCTGACAACGTCTGTG CTGCAAACTCCCGGTTACATCTACCTGTGATTGGTGTTAGCATTGCTTTGGTTGCGTTGGCGGCTTTAGCAAGTTTGGCGGTTTGGCTATTCAGAG GTAAAAGAGCTGCAAAAGAAAAGGTAAAG CTCTGCGATGAGGCGTGTGCAGAAGTTGAAAGGCTGCCACACAAAGAAGACCCACTAATAACATTCCCAACTCCCGATCCTATCAGTGACGACGTGCCCCACACTACAATTCCGTTGCCAACGGAAGATATCGGTAGTGTGCCAGAGGAAAACGAGCTCCAGCCGAGCCAAACTGAAAATGGCTACACTGACAATGGAAACGTAGTGAGGCAGGAGAACGGGAAATCGTACATCTTCCCTCGACAGGAATCACGGACACTGTCACACGAGTCCTTGTCGTTTTTTAGCGATATGTGA
- the irx7 gene encoding iroquois homeobox 7, protein MPASQSGFANFFLERNISMPSGYQIPVLGCSPGVQQQQQQQQAQHLAAMAAGVPIAYTGLQGYNFIPYPHHRHIAHMSNSFDLKAASPYHHALLARGGAFYPPYRPGAPEDPSRVAKVATRESTGALKAWLNEHLKNPYPTKGEKIMLAIITKMSLTQVSTWFANARRRLKKENRVSWACKGKSDEEDEEHEGESDEDESSLQKCHLDEREDEEEPQADRADSDEHVESALDSSAPVDEHEDRELALVKKVEKSDSDHTPHALESKDNSQKPKIWSLAETATSEIVKKPLDNIYHPAGKLWADWASRNGLFIPSCYTTHEIL, encoded by the exons ATGCCCGCATCACAATCTGGATTTGCCAACTTCTTCTTGGAGAGGAACATCAGCATGCCGTCTGGATATCAGATCCCGGTGCTTGGATGCTCACCgggtgtgcagcagcagcaacagcagcagcaggctcagCATCTGGCAGCGATGGCAGCTGGGGTTCCCATAGCATACACAGGACTACAGGGATATAACTTTATCCCTTATCCACACCACAGGCACATCGCACACATG AGCAACAGTTTCGACTTGAAGGCCGCCTCTCCTTACCATCACGCACTCCTGGCTCGCGGGGGAGCTTTCTATCCGCCGTACCGCCCTGGAGCACCCGAGGATCCCAGTCGGGTCGCTAAAGTGGCCACACGAGAGAGCACAGGGGCGCTCAAGGCCTGGCTGAACGAGCACCTGAAGAACCCGTACCCGACCAAGGGAGAGAAAATCATGCTCGCCATCATCACTAAAATGAGCCTCACGCAGGTTTCCACCTGGTTCGCCAACGCGAGGCGACGCCTGAAGAAGGAGAACAGGGTCAGCTGGGCGTGTAAGGGGAAATCAgacgaggaggacgaggagcaTGAGGGAGAGAGCGACGAAGATGAGAGCTCTCTGCAGAAATGTCATTTGGATGAGcgggaggatgaggaagagccTCAAGCTGACCGAGCAGACAGCGATGAGCACGTAGAGAGCGCGCTGGACAGCTCAGCACCTGTGGATGAGCATGAAGACAGAGAGCTTGCACTTGTCAAGAAAGTTGAAAAGAGTGACTCTGATCACACGCCACACGCTTTGGAGAGTAAAGACAACAGTCAAAAACCTAAAATCTGGTCTCTGGCAGAAACCGCCACCTCAGAGATTGTGAAGAAACCTCTGGACAATATTTACCATCCGGCCGGGAAACTGTGGGCTGACTGGGCTTCAAGAAACGGACTGTTTATTCCCTCATGTTATACCACTCATGAAATCCTCTGA